Genomic DNA from Trueperaceae bacterium:
CGTGACCCGCGTCCACCTCGAGGAGGACGCCGGCCGCCTCGTGCACCCCCCCTACGCCGACCACAGCCTCCTGGATCTCAACCGCGCCGGCGCGCCGCTCCTCGAGATGGTGACCGAACCCGACCTCCGCACCCCCGAGGAGGCGCGCGCCTTCCTGAACGAGGTGCGCGCCGTCGCCCGCGCCGTCGGCGCGAGCGACGCCAGCCCCGAGGAGGGCAAGATGCGCGCCGACGTCAACGTCAGCCTGCGGCGGCCCGACGGGTCGTTCGGCACCAAGGTCGAGGTCAAGAACGTCAACAGCTTCCGCAGCGTCGAAGCGGCCCTGCACCACGAGATCCGCCGCCAGACCCGCCTCCTCGAGGACGGCTTCGAGGTCGTGCAGGAGACCCGCGGGTGGAACGAGGGCGGTCAGAAGACCGTCGCGCAGCGCGGCAAGGAGGGGGCGGCCGACTACCGCTACATGCCCGACCCCGACCTCCCCGAGATCGACCTGTCGCCCGCGCACGTCGAAGCGATCCGGGCGGCCCTGCCCGAGCTCCCCGCCGCCAAACGCGCCCGCTACGAAGCGCTCGGCCTCGACGCCGACGCCGCCGCCCCCCTCGCCGCCGACGTCCACCCGAGCGCCGTGTTCGACGCCACCTGCGCCGCCTTCGACGGCGCGGCGACCACCGTCGCGAACTGGCTCCTCTCCGAGGTCGCCGGCCGCCTCCGGGCGCGCGACCGGACCCTCGAGGACGTCGCGCCCGACCCCGCGGCGTTCGCCGACCGCCTCGCCGACCTGCTCGCGCTGGTCCGCGACCGCACGATCTCCGCCACCGCCGGCAAGGAGATCCTGGACGCCGTGATCGACGGCGCGGACCCCGCCGAGGTCGTCGACGCCCGCGGCCTCGCCCGCGTCGCCGACGAGGACGCCCTGCGCACCCTCGTCGCGCAGGTCATGGCGGACCACCCCGACGTCGTCGCGTCGGCGAAGGTCGAACCCAAGGCCGTGAACGCCCTCCTCGGGCGCGTCATGAAGGCCAGCGGCGGCGCAGCCGACGCGCAGGTCGTGCGCCGCCTCCTCGAGGCGGCCTTAGCCGACGACGCCTGAGCGTTCCGTCGCCCCGCCGACGACACGGGCGCCGGACCGCGATACCGTTCCTCCACATGACCCCCGACGATCTCGGCGACCCGCCGAATCCCCGCGCGGC
This window encodes:
- the gatB gene encoding Asp-tRNA(Asn)/Glu-tRNA(Gln) amidotransferase subunit GatB, which produces MPDAVIGLEIHLAVRTRTKMFCGCNATGFGDPPNTHVCPVCMGLAGALPVANREAIDRTLRFALALGCTVPSRTQFHRKHYVYPDAPKNYQISQYDRPLGEHGALALPGGRRIGVTRVHLEEDAGRLVHPPYADHSLLDLNRAGAPLLEMVTEPDLRTPEEARAFLNEVRAVARAVGASDASPEEGKMRADVNVSLRRPDGSFGTKVEVKNVNSFRSVEAALHHEIRRQTRLLEDGFEVVQETRGWNEGGQKTVAQRGKEGAADYRYMPDPDLPEIDLSPAHVEAIRAALPELPAAKRARYEALGLDADAAAPLAADVHPSAVFDATCAAFDGAATTVANWLLSEVAGRLRARDRTLEDVAPDPAAFADRLADLLALVRDRTISATAGKEILDAVIDGADPAEVVDARGLARVADEDALRTLVAQVMADHPDVVASAKVEPKAVNALLGRVMKASGGAADAQVVRRLLEAALADDA